aatatcttattggctattcttttttattattgtttacaCAAACGCCAGTAACATATCTCTGAAATTGCATTGgaagcaaaatgaaatatataagattgagaaaaagaagaagaagaatccaaaaCATTTCATCGAACTGAGAAACGAAACCAAAACATTGGGTGAAAAGATCTTCAAGTACacttttgattaattaaatgTTGAGGTTGTTGTCCTCTCTGGAATTTTTGTTGCATCCTTTGTTGTTGATCTTCTAAATCTCTAGCGAATTGTTCAAGATTCGAGTCACCACAATCGGTATCGTATCGTAGACCAGGAGGTTCTGATTGTGGTGTTTCAGCAAATGGTGATGGAttgatcaaagaagaaactgtttcTTCTATAGAAGCTAAATCATTAGACCCATTAATCCACTGATCACAACTTTGATCTTTATCCTTAGGTTTCTGCACCTCTgttactacaaaaaaaaaaaaacagaattaaaaGAAGAGATCTTCTCATTTTAAAGACTAATCTTAACTAGAAAGAGAGTGGTTTTCTTTAACGACGTACCTGGTGCATCAACCAGATCGCTTAAACAAAGGAATGTATCTTCTATATTAGCAAAACCATTAGTCTCCAACCACTGTTCAAGAGTTTGGACttcatcatgatgatgatcattaGGTTCTTGCAACTTTGTTACTACACAAtacataaattcaaaaaaacaatgtcttcTTCATAAACTGAtttaaagtaataataatcttAAGGATACACAAAAGGGTTTATCTCTAATTAAGTACCTGGTGCAGTAGTACCAACATCAAGTTGGCTAAGTCTTTGCATCAGATCTATTTGCTGAGCAAGCAAGTCGTTGAGTGTAACTATTTGACGAACCAATTCGCATCGTTTGTTGTATTCTTTAAAGAAATTTGGGTTCTCTCTTTGAAGATGTTCccaaactgaaaacaaaaaaaaataaaagaaaagcttttcTAGTTTATATGTTTCTCAATCCGAAAtcaaattgattttcttttacttactTGTTGCAGTGATATGTTTAGGAATATGGTCATGATCATACATATAAGTCATGGTTTCTTCCAAACTCATGTACTTTTGAATACACCTCCTCTCGATTTTTTCCTTGACCTGAAACACAtgaattttattgtttctgaAAAGTCAAAACACAGAAACGaattcttaaatattttagggGAAAAGAATAAAGTCTAACATACATAATCTATGGTTCTCAGAATATACTGGTATCTGCTCATAACTCAACAAAGAGAGAttgttttcacaaaaaaaaaaagaggaagcaGCTTTTGGTTCAGATGAATAATGATGAACAAGGTCTCAGGGTTTTCATTAAAAAGCGGAAGATTGCGCGAATGAGAGAGAAATAAGTAGTTGGGAACCTTTTATTAACGTGTTTCCTTAATTTTAGCTagctttaatttattatttagtttccttaacTCTGTTGTTTAATATTCAGGTCGATTAAAAGATTCTCAGAAtcttaaagatttttttttgtgaatatcttttttcttaaccgcatttattttaaagtaccgaactattaaaatgtttataaattaattacatatctttaaaaaaaaatatttgtgtaatATTTTTGCGGGAAAACCCGAAAGAACCGTCAtccatttttaatttagaCATTTAGTATTTGTAgtattaaatttgaaataaaaatacttaacTTAATTTTGGTTGCTTTTAAAACcttcatttaataaaaattgataaaatcaCATATCCGAATTAACGGTTATTATCTTTACTAACGAAAACACTAACTGTGGTTAAAATTTAACCCATAGTTGtcgcatatatataaaaaatattttttcacaaCCTTACGATTATATTGTCTTAGTGTAGTGGCTGAATATAGGTCATCTATTTTTTTGGGAATATCTAATTCTCTAACCGTATTTATTCTAAAGTAACGAACtattaaaaagtttacaaattaattacatatctttaaaaaaacaaattctgtgtaatatttttgttcgTTGGTAATATTATTAAGAGAACTTGATAATCTTCTTGTGAGACTAATTGTGTTTACGCATCAACAACCcaagaaaaatttaaagattaatTAACACACTCTCAAGAGATTCAAAACTATCAAATTGCTCTAAATCTTCAAACATTTATGCATCCAGCTATCAAGAACACATCGTCTGCAATGTCAGAACGATTTA
This sequence is a window from Arabidopsis thaliana chromosome 1 sequence. Protein-coding genes within it:
- a CDS encoding Plant protein 1589 of unknown function (Plant protein 1589 of unknown function; FUNCTIONS IN: molecular_function unknown; INVOLVED IN: biological_process unknown; LOCATED IN: cellular_component unknown; EXPRESSED IN: 23 plant structures; EXPRESSED DURING: 15 growth stages; CONTAINS InterPro DOMAIN/s: Conserved hypothetical protein CHP01589, plant (InterPro:IPR006476); BEST Arabidopsis thaliana protein match is: unknown protein (TAIR:AT4G07675.1); Has 180 Blast hits to 180 proteins in 24 species: Archae - 0; Bacteria - 0; Metazoa - 0; Fungi - 0; Plants - 173; Viruses - 0; Other Eukaryotes - 7 (source: NCBI BLink).), with translation MSRYQYILRTIDYVKEKIERRCIQKYMSLEETMTYMYDHDHIPKHITATIWEHLQRENPNFFKEYNKRCELVRQIVTLNDLLAQQIDLMQRLSQLDVGTTAPVTKLQEPNDHHHDEVQTLEQWLETNGFANIEDTFLCLSDLVDAPEVQKPKDKDQSCDQWINGSNDLASIEETVSSLINPSPFAETPQSEPPGLRYDTDCACITATSNLVTWVYDPSGDNKVMVHWVGSQWAGFGANISLERRRPREAGFTEQRPPSVLDGGRITGPLSSEPTMTH
- a CDS encoding Plant protein 1589 of unknown function (Plant protein 1589 of unknown function; CONTAINS InterPro DOMAIN/s: Conserved hypothetical protein CHP01589, plant (InterPro:IPR006476); BEST Arabidopsis thaliana protein match is: unknown protein (TAIR:AT4G07675.1); Has 177 Blast hits to 177 proteins in 22 species: Archae - 0; Bacteria - 0; Metazoa - 0; Fungi - 0; Plants - 173; Viruses - 0; Other Eukaryotes - 4 (source: NCBI BLink).); this translates as MSRYQYILRTIDYVKEKIERRCIQKYMSLEETMTYMYDHDHIPKHITATIWEHLQRENPNFFKEYNKRCELVRQIVTLNDLLAQQIDLMQRLSQLDVGTTAPVTKLQEPNDHHHDEVQTLEQWLETNGFANIEDTFLCLSDLVDAPVTEVQKPKDKDQSCDQWINGSNDLASIEETVSSLINPSPFAETPQSEPPGLRYDTDCACITATSNLVTWVYDPSGDNKVMVHWVGSQWAGFGANISLERRRPREAGFTEQRPPSVLDGGRITGPLSSEPTMTH